The following proteins are encoded in a genomic region of Comamonas resistens:
- a CDS encoding porin, giving the protein MKKSLIALAVLAASGAAMAQSSVTLFGIVDTGVSYVNNATGNDSSKYGVGTSGNATSRLGLRGTEDLGGGLKAGFWLEGEIFGDTGNAKGFDFKRESTVRLSGNFGEVRLGRETTPTFRAGLKYDLFGATGIGQFMGYKDWAGTGLADGNTIRKDNMLSYSSPNFSGFTANISYAFDEKANQATLGGNGGRYVGGNVGYDNGPLSVTAAYGTLSYGNVGDRDEMSIGASYNFGVAKVVGLAQQVKYKPEVGSSAKFNNYMLGVSAPVGGVGEVKAQYAYYDQKGNDTKAQQLSLGYVHNLSKRTALYGTVAYMKNNKNSNLGLQAKGVNDGSLSALGKNQTGVQVGIRHAF; this is encoded by the coding sequence ATGAAAAAATCTCTGATCGCCCTGGCAGTGCTGGCCGCTTCCGGCGCCGCAATGGCTCAATCTTCCGTGACCCTGTTCGGTATCGTTGACACTGGCGTGTCTTACGTGAACAACGCTACTGGCAACGATTCCAGCAAGTATGGCGTTGGCACTAGCGGTAACGCTACCAGCCGTCTGGGCCTGCGTGGTACCGAAGACCTGGGTGGTGGTCTGAAGGCTGGCTTCTGGCTGGAAGGCGAAATCTTCGGCGACACTGGTAACGCCAAGGGCTTTGATTTCAAGCGTGAATCCACAGTGCGTTTGTCCGGCAACTTCGGTGAAGTTCGCCTGGGTCGCGAAACAACTCCCACTTTCCGTGCTGGTCTGAAGTATGACCTGTTCGGCGCTACTGGTATCGGCCAGTTCATGGGTTACAAGGACTGGGCTGGTACAGGCCTGGCCGACGGCAACACGATCCGTAAGGACAACATGCTGTCGTACTCTTCGCCCAACTTCAGCGGCTTCACTGCCAACATCAGCTACGCTTTCGACGAGAAGGCTAACCAAGCTACCCTGGGTGGCAACGGTGGCCGTTACGTTGGTGGTAACGTCGGTTACGACAACGGTCCTCTGAGCGTGACTGCTGCTTACGGCACTCTGAGCTACGGCAACGTGGGCGACCGTGACGAAATGTCCATCGGTGCTTCTTACAACTTCGGCGTGGCCAAGGTTGTGGGTCTGGCTCAGCAAGTCAAGTACAAGCCTGAAGTCGGTTCCAGCGCCAAGTTCAACAACTACATGCTGGGCGTGTCCGCTCCCGTGGGTGGCGTTGGCGAAGTGAAGGCCCAATACGCTTACTACGACCAAAAGGGCAACGACACCAAGGCTCAACAGCTGTCTCTGGGTTATGTGCACAACCTGTCCAAGCGTACCGCTCTGTACGGCACTGTTGCTTACATGAAGAACAACAAGAACTCCAACCTGGGCCTGCAAGCCAAGGGTGTGAACGACGGTTCTCTGTCGGCTCTGGGCAAGAACCAGACTGGCGTGCAAGTTGGTATCCGCCACGCTTTCTAA
- a CDS encoding porin, translated as MATSFVKKTLALAVLGSLGTMAYAQSSVQLYGIVDAAIRHTTNEGANKSGLTKMIGGGMSESRWGINIKEDLGGGLSAIANLENRFWTDSGTPSTAQPYFAQSWVGLRSTSFGQLTMGRQYNVLFDLVTSTYASFPYSPYMDAYKPEIGMSLGARANNMLKYVAEFGPVRAGLQYSFDEGNTFAKKGGGIDMTPGGLALKTAGGYLRYSADGISVGGAFQRTTLPAGTDVDAWTLGGSYRTGALYLMAGYGQNKVKDSLGAAGAGAIFDAGLLNAYWTGSSNGGFIAGNAPGNFANKREMFKVGFGYQVTPQLNAGLHYYHAKQSGSATGAFNGKADFIVAVADYAFSKRTDAYFAVDHTKTKGGAGVMLDANGAKTRTGVTVGLRHRF; from the coding sequence ATGGCGACATCATTTGTGAAAAAAACATTGGCTTTGGCTGTGCTGGGTTCCCTGGGAACAATGGCCTATGCGCAAAGCAGCGTGCAACTGTATGGCATTGTGGATGCGGCGATTCGTCATACGACGAATGAAGGAGCGAATAAGAGCGGCCTGACCAAGATGATTGGTGGAGGTATGTCGGAGAGCCGCTGGGGTATCAATATCAAGGAAGATCTGGGCGGAGGTTTGTCGGCTATCGCCAATCTGGAGAATCGCTTTTGGACGGACTCTGGCACGCCCAGCACGGCGCAGCCTTACTTTGCTCAGTCCTGGGTGGGTTTGCGCAGTACCAGTTTTGGGCAGCTGACCATGGGGCGTCAGTACAACGTACTGTTCGATCTGGTGACTTCGACCTATGCATCGTTCCCATATTCCCCTTATATGGATGCCTACAAGCCTGAAATCGGCATGTCTCTGGGTGCGCGCGCAAACAATATGCTCAAGTACGTGGCTGAGTTTGGTCCGGTTCGCGCGGGGCTGCAGTATTCTTTTGACGAAGGTAATACTTTTGCCAAAAAAGGCGGCGGTATTGATATGACGCCAGGAGGTTTGGCGCTGAAAACCGCAGGTGGATATCTGCGCTACTCTGCCGATGGAATTTCCGTGGGTGGTGCTTTCCAGCGAACGACCTTGCCGGCCGGTACTGATGTGGACGCCTGGACACTGGGTGGCTCCTACCGTACCGGTGCTTTGTACCTGATGGCCGGCTATGGCCAGAACAAGGTCAAGGATAGTCTGGGGGCTGCGGGTGCCGGTGCTATTTTCGATGCCGGTTTGCTGAACGCATACTGGACTGGCTCTTCCAATGGAGGTTTTATTGCGGGTAATGCCCCCGGGAATTTTGCCAACAAGCGCGAGATGTTCAAGGTGGGCTTTGGCTATCAAGTCACGCCTCAACTCAATGCGGGCCTGCATTACTACCACGCCAAGCAATCGGGATCGGCGACCGGTGCCTTCAATGGCAAAGCAGACTTTATCGTTGCAGTGGCTGACTATGCCTTCTCCAAGCGCACTGACGCTTATTTCGCTGTGGATCACACCAAGACCAAAGGCGGTGCAGGCGTGATGCTGGATGCCAATGGAGCGAAAACACGTACCGGTGTCACCGTTGGTCTGCGCCATCGTTTTTAA
- the groL gene encoding chaperonin GroEL (60 kDa chaperone family; promotes refolding of misfolded polypeptides especially under stressful conditions; forms two stacked rings of heptamers to form a barrel-shaped 14mer; ends can be capped by GroES; misfolded proteins enter the barrel where they are refolded when GroES binds): MAAKDVVFGGEARARMVEGVNILANAVKVTLGPKGRNVVLERSFGAPTVTKDGVSVAKEVELKDKLQNMGAQLVKEVASKTNDIAGDGTTTATVLAQAIVREGSKYVAAGLNPMDLKRGIDKAVAALVEELKKQSKATTTSKEIAQVGSISANSDESIGQIIADAMDKVGKEGVITVEEGKSLDNELDVVEGMQFDRGYLSPYFINNPEKQSAVLDNPFVLLFDKKISNIRDLLPTLEAVAKAGRPLLIIAEDVEGEALATLVVNTIRGILKVVAVKAPGFGDRRKAMLEDIAILTGGKVIAEEVGLSLEKVTLEDLGQAQRVEIGKENTTIIDGAGQAAEIEARVKQIRAQIEEATSDYDREKLQERVAKLAGGVAVIKVGAATEVEMKEKKARVEDALHATRAAVEEGIVAGGGVALLRAKQAVGALATGNAEQDAGIKLVLKAVEAPLREIVANAGGEPSVVVNAVLNGNGNYGFNAANDTYGDMLEMGILDPTKVTRTALQNAASVASLLLTTECMIAEAPKAEGAGAPDMGGMGGMGGMGGMGM; this comes from the coding sequence ATGGCAGCTAAAGACGTAGTATTCGGTGGTGAAGCACGTGCACGCATGGTTGAAGGCGTGAACATTCTGGCTAACGCCGTCAAAGTGACCCTGGGCCCCAAGGGCCGTAACGTGGTGCTGGAGCGCTCGTTCGGCGCCCCCACCGTGACCAAGGACGGTGTGTCTGTGGCCAAGGAAGTGGAACTGAAGGACAAGCTGCAGAACATGGGCGCCCAGCTCGTGAAGGAAGTGGCCTCCAAGACCAACGACATCGCCGGTGACGGCACCACCACCGCCACCGTGCTGGCCCAAGCCATCGTGCGCGAAGGCTCCAAGTACGTGGCCGCTGGCCTGAACCCCATGGACCTGAAGCGCGGCATCGACAAGGCTGTCGCCGCCCTGGTGGAAGAGCTGAAGAAGCAATCCAAGGCCACCACCACGTCCAAGGAAATCGCTCAGGTTGGCTCCATCTCCGCCAACTCCGACGAGTCCATCGGCCAGATCATCGCTGACGCGATGGACAAGGTCGGCAAGGAAGGCGTGATCACCGTGGAAGAAGGCAAGTCGCTGGACAACGAACTCGACGTCGTTGAAGGCATGCAGTTCGACCGTGGCTACCTGTCGCCCTATTTCATCAACAACCCCGAAAAGCAATCCGCTGTTCTGGACAACCCCTTCGTGCTGCTGTTCGACAAGAAGATCAGCAACATCCGCGACCTGCTGCCCACGCTGGAAGCCGTGGCCAAGGCCGGCCGTCCTCTGCTGATCATTGCCGAAGACGTCGAAGGCGAAGCCCTGGCAACCCTGGTGGTCAACACCATCCGCGGCATCCTGAAGGTTGTGGCCGTGAAGGCTCCTGGCTTCGGCGACCGCCGCAAGGCCATGCTGGAAGACATCGCCATCCTGACCGGCGGCAAGGTCATTGCTGAAGAAGTCGGCCTGTCGCTGGAAAAGGTGACTCTGGAAGACCTGGGCCAGGCCCAGCGCGTCGAAATCGGCAAGGAAAACACCACCATCATCGACGGTGCTGGCCAAGCTGCCGAAATCGAAGCCCGCGTGAAGCAAATCCGCGCTCAGATCGAGGAAGCCACTTCCGACTACGACCGTGAAAAGCTGCAAGAGCGCGTGGCCAAGCTGGCCGGCGGCGTTGCCGTGATCAAGGTTGGCGCTGCCACCGAAGTCGAAATGAAGGAAAAGAAGGCCCGCGTGGAAGACGCCCTGCACGCCACCCGCGCTGCTGTGGAAGAAGGCATCGTGGCCGGCGGCGGCGTGGCCCTGTTGCGCGCCAAGCAAGCTGTGGGCGCTCTGGCTACCGGCAATGCCGAACAAGACGCCGGCATCAAGCTGGTGCTCAAGGCCGTGGAAGCTCCTCTGCGCGAAATCGTGGCCAACGCCGGTGGCGAGCCCTCGGTGGTCGTGAACGCTGTGCTGAACGGCAACGGCAACTACGGCTTCAACGCTGCCAACGACACCTACGGCGACATGCTGGAAATGGGTATCCTGGACCCCACCAAGGTGACCCGCACCGCCCTGCAGAACGCCGCTTCCGTGGCATCCCTGCTGCTGACCACCGAGTGCATGATCGCCGAAGCCCCCAAGGCCGAAGGCGCCGGTGCCCCTGATATGGGCGGCATGGGCGGCATGGGCGGCATGGGCGGCATGGGCATGTAA
- the groES gene encoding co-chaperone GroES — protein sequence MNLRPLHDRVIVKRLENETKTASGIVLPDAATEKPDQGEVLAVGPGKRNDKGEQIALNVKVGDRVLFGKYSGQTVKINGDELLVMKEDDLFAVVEK from the coding sequence ATGAACCTGCGTCCCCTGCACGATCGCGTGATCGTCAAGCGCCTCGAAAACGAAACCAAGACAGCCTCGGGCATCGTGCTCCCTGATGCTGCTACCGAGAAGCCTGACCAAGGCGAAGTGCTGGCTGTGGGTCCCGGCAAGCGCAATGACAAGGGCGAGCAGATCGCTCTGAACGTGAAGGTCGGCGACCGCGTTCTGTTTGGCAAGTACTCGGGCCAGACCGTGAAGATCAACGGCGACGAGCTGCTGGTCATGAAGGAAGACGACCTGTTTGCAGTCGTCGAAAAGTAA
- a CDS encoding H-NS histone family protein, whose translation MPSYQELIARKNELDKRIEEARHTEAKEALATIKQLIDTFGFTVQQVFPWKPEEKKKAEAKYYDPESGASWSGRGKPPKWLEGKDRSLYEIKTTPSFDFNAPRDENNPFPVQ comes from the coding sequence ATGCCTAGCTACCAAGAACTCATTGCTCGCAAGAACGAGCTGGACAAGCGCATAGAAGAAGCGCGCCACACCGAAGCCAAAGAGGCTTTGGCCACCATCAAGCAGCTGATCGACACCTTTGGCTTCACGGTGCAGCAAGTCTTCCCCTGGAAGCCCGAGGAAAAGAAAAAGGCCGAAGCCAAGTACTACGATCCGGAAAGCGGTGCGTCCTGGTCCGGCCGTGGCAAGCCTCCCAAGTGGCTCGAAGGCAAGGATCGCAGCCTGTACGAAATCAAGACCACTCCCTCGTTTGACTTCAACGCACCGCGCGACGAAAACAATCCTTTCCCGGTTCAGTAA
- a CDS encoding GNAT family N-acetyltransferase — protein sequence MSQLNIRPATEQDIDLILHFVRELAIYEKAEDEAKATPEHIRRTLFCEHPAVFGLICEVEGKAIGFAVYFFNYSTWQGQHGLYLEDLYVTPDARGHGAGKALLQRLAQIALDKDCGRFEWSCLDWNTPSIQFYDSLGALPQNEWIRYRMTGSALQALAHPKQSN from the coding sequence ATGAGCCAGCTGAATATCCGCCCTGCCACCGAGCAGGACATCGACCTCATCCTGCACTTTGTGCGCGAACTCGCCATTTATGAAAAGGCCGAAGACGAAGCCAAGGCCACGCCCGAGCATATCCGCCGCACGCTGTTTTGCGAACATCCTGCTGTCTTCGGCCTGATCTGCGAGGTTGAGGGCAAGGCCATAGGCTTTGCCGTGTACTTCTTCAATTACTCCACCTGGCAAGGCCAGCATGGTCTGTATCTGGAAGACCTGTATGTCACTCCCGACGCCCGCGGTCATGGCGCAGGCAAGGCACTGTTGCAGCGTCTGGCACAGATTGCACTGGACAAAGACTGCGGCCGCTTCGAATGGAGCTGCCTGGACTGGAACACGCCATCCATCCAGTTCTATGACAGCCTGGGTGCGCTGCCCCAGAACGAGTGGATTCGCTATCGTATGACGGGCTCTGCGCTGCAGGCCCTGGCTCACCCCAAGCAGTCGAACTAA
- a CDS encoding bifunctional nicotinamide-nucleotide adenylyltransferase/Nudix hydroxylase — translation MPQASSYTTSKRVLSTAPETLPTSVPLHTAVLIGRFQPLHNGHMALLRAALERARQVVVVLGSAWQAPNPKNPFSWQERAQMMRDALSKEDAERVHCVPVRDYYNEPLWVQAVRDAVAAHVPEGASVALVGHFKDSSSSYLARFPGWELISLPRLGQFDATPLREIFFGEGSASPQAMDAALTQLADQMPQSTLDFLRHWAHQPLYVRMQKEWHMLQAYKQAWAKAPYSPVFVTVDALLRCHAKGKDQVLLIQRGHAPGQGLWAMPGGFLEQRDSLWQSCVRELREETCSAVSEADLLAALQAVQVFDHPDRSLRGRTITHVHYLDLGVQPSLPPVQGADDAALARWIPVADLAQMEAEFFEDHFQILCQFLPITLARNEPARRIA, via the coding sequence ATGCCTCAAGCCAGTTCCTACACCACCAGCAAGCGTGTTCTTTCCACAGCCCCGGAAACCTTGCCGACATCGGTACCCCTGCACACCGCCGTGCTGATTGGCCGCTTTCAGCCCTTGCACAACGGTCATATGGCCTTGCTGCGCGCCGCGCTGGAACGTGCACGCCAGGTGGTGGTGGTGCTGGGCAGCGCCTGGCAGGCGCCCAACCCGAAAAACCCCTTCAGCTGGCAGGAACGCGCACAGATGATGCGCGATGCGCTATCCAAAGAGGATGCCGAGCGTGTGCACTGCGTGCCCGTGCGCGACTATTACAACGAGCCTCTGTGGGTGCAGGCCGTGCGCGACGCTGTGGCCGCCCATGTACCCGAGGGTGCCAGCGTGGCCCTGGTCGGTCACTTCAAGGATTCCAGCAGCAGCTATCTGGCACGCTTTCCCGGCTGGGAGCTGATCAGCCTGCCGCGCCTGGGGCAGTTCGATGCCACGCCGCTGCGCGAAATCTTCTTTGGCGAAGGCTCCGCCTCACCCCAGGCCATGGATGCAGCGCTGACCCAACTCGCCGACCAGATGCCGCAGAGCACTCTGGATTTTTTACGCCACTGGGCACACCAGCCGCTGTATGTACGTATGCAAAAAGAGTGGCATATGCTGCAGGCCTACAAGCAGGCCTGGGCCAAGGCTCCCTACTCCCCGGTTTTTGTGACCGTGGACGCCCTGCTGCGCTGCCATGCCAAGGGCAAGGATCAGGTGCTGCTGATTCAGCGCGGCCACGCGCCAGGCCAGGGCCTGTGGGCCATGCCTGGCGGCTTTCTGGAGCAACGCGACAGCCTCTGGCAATCCTGTGTGCGGGAGTTGCGCGAGGAGACCTGCTCGGCGGTCAGCGAGGCCGATCTGCTGGCCGCCCTGCAGGCCGTGCAGGTGTTCGATCACCCGGACCGCAGCCTGCGCGGGCGCACCATCACCCATGTGCATTATCTGGACCTGGGCGTACAGCCCAGTCTGCCGCCCGTGCAAGGTGCGGACGATGCAGCGCTGGCACGCTGGATTCCTGTGGCCGATCTGGCCCAGATGGAGGCAGAGTTCTTCGAGGATCATTTTCAGATCCTCTGCCAGTTCCTGCCCATCACCCTGGCACGCAATGAGCCAGCGAGACGGATCGCCTGA
- a CDS encoding NAD+ synthase produces the protein MLKVTLAQLNYMVGDIGGNIRRMREAAAKAAADQADLVVFSELSLSGYYPGDMLDEPSFLQRLDSGLQDLLAATREFPALHWVVGAPTRHKGPGKPLHNSLLVLKNGQIRLQYDKQLLPTYNIFDERRHFEPGADTAKVLRIGHCQVGFLVCEDGWNDEGADYATNPFSRMGDAAPDMVVSINASPSHLGKREQRHEVFTQAAARHKLPILYVNQIGGQDQIVFDGASFAVEPEAGVVFEAKRFEEDIYTLELGDNGRFQSVDGAPFQAIPVQGLPTMEFYRQQIVLGLRDYARRCGFKQIVVGSSGGIDSALTLALAVDALGADNVVGITMPSSYSSAGSVDDSVDLCRNLGIKLYEHPIKELVTTYARQFEASFGEPLKGLALENLQARARGTTLMEFSNAFGHLLLTTGNKSEVSVGYCTLYGDTNGGLGLLGDLYKTEVFELSRHINQHAGRELIPQVIIDKPPSAELAPGQKDEDSLPPYPVLDEILKWHIEGQHLPGKEYIQAAAFVEQLRQQPGGPETIAHVQKLVFRSEYKRRQAPPMLRVRPRAFGTGRQMPIAAHYE, from the coding sequence ATGTTGAAAGTCACCCTTGCCCAGCTGAACTACATGGTGGGCGATATTGGCGGCAATATCCGACGCATGCGTGAAGCCGCCGCCAAGGCCGCTGCCGACCAGGCCGACCTGGTCGTGTTTTCCGAGCTGTCGCTGTCCGGCTACTACCCCGGCGACATGCTGGACGAGCCCAGCTTTCTGCAGCGGCTTGATTCGGGTCTGCAGGACCTGCTGGCTGCCACGCGAGAGTTTCCAGCTCTGCACTGGGTCGTGGGCGCGCCCACGCGCCACAAAGGGCCGGGCAAACCGCTGCACAACAGTCTGCTGGTGCTCAAGAACGGGCAGATTCGCCTGCAGTACGACAAACAGTTGCTGCCTACCTACAACATCTTTGACGAACGCCGCCACTTCGAGCCCGGCGCCGACACGGCCAAGGTGCTGCGCATAGGCCATTGCCAAGTGGGCTTTCTGGTCTGTGAAGACGGCTGGAACGACGAAGGCGCGGACTATGCGACCAACCCCTTCTCGCGCATGGGCGACGCCGCGCCGGACATGGTCGTCAGCATCAACGCCAGCCCCAGTCATCTGGGCAAGCGCGAGCAGCGTCATGAGGTCTTCACCCAGGCCGCCGCGCGCCACAAGTTGCCCATCCTCTATGTGAACCAGATCGGTGGCCAGGACCAGATCGTGTTTGACGGTGCATCGTTCGCCGTCGAACCCGAGGCCGGCGTGGTGTTCGAGGCCAAGCGTTTTGAAGAAGATATCTACACACTGGAGCTGGGCGACAACGGCCGCTTTCAGAGCGTGGATGGCGCTCCCTTCCAGGCCATACCCGTGCAGGGCCTGCCCACCATGGAGTTCTACCGCCAGCAGATCGTGCTGGGTCTGCGCGACTACGCGCGGCGCTGCGGCTTCAAACAAATTGTGGTTGGCAGCTCGGGCGGCATCGATTCAGCCTTGACGCTGGCACTGGCCGTGGATGCTCTGGGCGCGGACAACGTGGTCGGCATCACCATGCCGTCCAGCTACTCCTCGGCCGGCTCGGTCGACGATTCGGTAGATCTGTGCCGCAATCTGGGCATCAAGCTTTATGAGCACCCGATCAAGGAGCTGGTCACCACCTATGCACGCCAGTTCGAGGCCAGCTTTGGGGAGCCACTCAAGGGTCTGGCGCTGGAAAACCTGCAGGCCCGCGCACGCGGCACCACGCTGATGGAGTTTTCCAATGCCTTTGGCCATCTGCTGCTGACCACGGGAAACAAGTCCGAAGTCTCGGTGGGCTACTGCACGCTGTACGGAGACACCAATGGCGGCCTGGGTCTGCTTGGCGATCTGTACAAGACCGAGGTCTTCGAGCTGTCACGCCACATCAACCAGCATGCGGGCCGCGAGCTGATTCCGCAGGTCATCATCGACAAGCCGCCATCGGCCGAGCTAGCCCCGGGCCAGAAGGATGAAGACAGCCTGCCGCCTTATCCGGTGCTGGATGAAATCCTCAAGTGGCATATCGAAGGCCAACATCTGCCCGGCAAGGAATACATTCAGGCAGCCGCGTTTGTGGAGCAGCTCAGGCAACAGCCCGGCGGCCCCGAGACGATCGCCCACGTGCAAAAGCTGGTGTTCCGCAGCGAGTACAAGCGCCGCCAGGCCCCGCCCATGCTGCGTGTACGTCCACGCGCATTCGGTACGGGCCGGCAGATGCCAATTGCGGCACACTATGAATAA
- the pncB gene encoding nicotinate phosphoribosyltransferase → MTPIITSLLDTDLYKFTMWQAMLHRHPQTEAEYEFVCRTPTAFPLTDLLPEVNQELDALCSLRFTPEDLGYLASLRFMKSDFIDFLRIFQFQRSFIKAWAEGETLHIVARGPQVHVMGFEIYVLAIVNELYFRRFDAETALTEGRKRLALKIEQLRHLAMEAKLRNPFELFDFGVRRRFSGPWQREVVQAFAEQTAQWFKGTSNVLLARDLNLVPIGTMAHEYLQSYQALGVRLRDFQVAALEDWVQEYRGDLGIALTDTVGMDAFLADFDMYFAKLFDGLRHDSGDPFEWGEKALAHYAQLRIDPQNKRLVFSDGLDLDTALALYHRFADRIQCGFGIGTRLTNDMGLETINIVMKLTHANGQPVAKISDSPGKTLCNDETYLAYLRQVFNIPEPAAKAA, encoded by the coding sequence ATGACTCCCATCATCACCAGCCTGCTGGATACCGACCTCTACAAATTCACCATGTGGCAGGCCATGCTGCACCGCCACCCCCAGACCGAGGCGGAGTATGAATTTGTCTGCCGCACACCCACCGCCTTCCCGCTGACCGACCTGCTGCCCGAGGTAAATCAGGAGCTGGATGCCCTGTGCAGCCTGCGCTTCACGCCCGAGGACCTGGGCTACCTGGCCAGCCTGCGCTTCATGAAGAGCGACTTCATCGACTTTCTGCGCATCTTCCAGTTCCAGCGCTCCTTCATCAAAGCCTGGGCCGAGGGTGAGACCCTGCACATCGTGGCCAGGGGCCCGCAAGTCCATGTGATGGGCTTCGAGATCTATGTGCTGGCCATCGTCAACGAGCTGTACTTCCGCCGCTTTGATGCCGAGACCGCACTCACCGAGGGCCGCAAACGTCTGGCTCTCAAGATCGAGCAGCTCAGGCATCTGGCCATGGAGGCCAAGCTGCGCAACCCCTTCGAGCTGTTTGACTTCGGTGTACGCCGGCGCTTTTCCGGCCCCTGGCAGCGCGAGGTGGTGCAGGCTTTTGCCGAGCAGACCGCGCAATGGTTCAAAGGCACATCCAATGTGCTGCTGGCCCGCGATCTGAATCTGGTTCCCATCGGCACCATGGCCCATGAATATCTGCAAAGCTATCAGGCGCTGGGCGTGCGGCTGCGTGACTTCCAGGTCGCGGCCCTCGAAGACTGGGTGCAGGAATACCGTGGCGACCTGGGTATCGCCCTGACCGATACCGTGGGCATGGATGCGTTTCTGGCCGACTTCGACATGTACTTTGCCAAGCTGTTCGATGGCCTGCGCCATGACTCTGGCGACCCTTTCGAATGGGGCGAAAAAGCGTTGGCCCACTATGCCCAGCTGCGCATAGACCCGCAGAACAAGCGCCTGGTGTTCTCGGACGGACTGGACCTGGACACGGCCCTGGCGCTCTACCACCGCTTTGCCGATCGCATCCAGTGCGGCTTCGGCATAGGCACCCGGCTGACCAATGATATGGGCCTGGAGACCATCAACATCGTGATGAAGCTCACCCATGCCAACGGCCAGCCCGTGGCCAAGATTTCAGACTCGCCCGGCAAGACGCTGTGCAACGACGAGACCTATCTGGCCTATCTGCGCCAGGTCTTCAATATTCCCGAGCCCGCTGCCAAGGCTGCCTGA
- a CDS encoding cysteine hydrolase family protein translates to MSHHSTQLLIIDPQNDFCDLPDNWLPAYSNPGMHPEPILAPVLPVSGAHEDMLRLAGWIAAHAAGIDQITITLDSHQSYDIAHPAFWQQRNGASITPFTQITAAQVRAGEFAPRNSVELARTLAYLDQLEAQGSYTLMVWPMHCEIGSWGHGIHASVLKACRDWEESQLRAARHVFKGMNPWTEHYSAIRAEVPDPQDPETGLNTALLAQLRASGTLVIAGEASSHCVRATTEHIVENWGSQDFSRIVLLTDCMSPVGGFESAHTDFLQRMQAIGVRCETSVSFGL, encoded by the coding sequence ATGAGCCACCACAGCACACAGCTACTCATCATTGACCCGCAAAACGACTTCTGTGATCTGCCGGACAACTGGCTGCCCGCCTACTCCAATCCCGGCATGCACCCGGAACCCATCCTGGCTCCGGTGCTACCCGTTTCGGGCGCTCACGAAGATATGCTGCGCCTGGCGGGCTGGATCGCGGCCCATGCCGCAGGTATCGACCAGATCACCATCACCCTGGATTCGCACCAGAGCTATGACATCGCCCATCCGGCTTTCTGGCAGCAGCGCAATGGTGCCTCCATCACGCCCTTCACCCAGATCACGGCGGCTCAAGTACGTGCCGGCGAATTTGCACCACGCAACAGTGTCGAGCTGGCCCGCACCCTGGCCTATCTGGACCAGCTCGAGGCCCAGGGCAGCTATACGCTGATGGTCTGGCCCATGCACTGTGAAATCGGCAGCTGGGGCCATGGCATCCATGCCAGCGTGCTCAAGGCCTGCCGCGACTGGGAAGAAAGCCAGCTGCGCGCCGCGCGCCATGTCTTCAAGGGCATGAACCCCTGGACCGAGCACTACAGCGCCATCCGTGCCGAGGTACCCGACCCGCAGGACCCCGAAACCGGCCTGAACACTGCGCTGTTGGCCCAGTTGCGCGCCAGCGGCACCCTGGTGATTGCAGGCGAGGCCAGCAGCCACTGCGTGCGCGCCACCACCGAGCACATTGTGGAAAACTGGGGCAGCCAGGACTTCTCGCGCATCGTGCTGCTGACGGACTGCATGAGCCCTGTGGGCGGCTTCGAGTCCGCACACACCGACTTCCTGCAGCGCATGCAGGCAATCGGTGTACGCTGCGAAACCAGCGTCAGCTTCGGCCTATGA